TGCCGATGAAGTATAACCCCGACAAACATCACCGTCGTTCCTTGCGCCTCAAAGGGTACGACTACTCATCCGCAGGGGCGTATTTCATCACGATCTGCACCTTTCAACGCCATTGCCTATTTGGACAGGTAGTCAATGGTGAAATGCAAATCAGTGAATTTGGTTCTATCGCAACAGAATGCTGGCAAGCAATTCCCGAGCATTTTCCACATATCGAACTTGATGGATACATTGTGATGCCTAATCATGTCCATGGAATTTTGTTTGCCGAGGATCCCCGTGGGGGCATTGCACTGCAATGCCCCTACACCTCTGCATTTGGCAAGATGTCCTC
This genomic interval from Nodosilinea sp. FACHB-141 contains the following:
- a CDS encoding transposase, which translates into the protein MKYNPDKHHRRSLRLKGYDYSSAGAYFITICTFQRHCLFGQVVNGEMQISEFGSIATECWQAIPEHFPHIELDGYIVMPNHVHGILFAEDPRGGIALQCPYTSAFGKMSSGSISTVVRSYKSATTKRINTLRDAAGTPVWQRNYYDHIIRNERSLQHMRHYITNNPVSWADDQLHPCNPSKW